A genomic region of Gemmatimonas sp. contains the following coding sequences:
- a CDS encoding ketoacyl-ACP synthase III, producing MTRYAAITGWGEGLPPAVLTNDDLSTFLETSDEWITQRTGMKERRISHVSAIEMATLASRRALACAGLDAGALELIVYGSCSPDEQVPNCASGVQLALGATRAAAMDVNTACTSFLYGLSSATAMIQSGMVQNALVIGVEYISPFMDWSNRNVAVLFGDGAAAVVLQASDTPGGVIGTVLGCDAEARQTLRVRGMGCSYVQGDLHYGDTLWDFDGQAIFKRAVHGMSDACGRVMQAAGVTADDIDLVVPHQANLRIIEAVAKYAGVPMERVMLTVQRYGNMSAATVPVSLVDALKEGRVKPGSLILMPGFGGGLTFGALLVRWGNRVTPLGESDAQHPPAAHTALEMVNAIRARQDPHGRSYDALTNTRFIETPLGGRPSA from the coding sequence GTGACCCGATATGCTGCCATCACCGGCTGGGGCGAAGGCCTCCCCCCCGCGGTGCTCACCAACGACGACCTCTCGACCTTCCTCGAGACCTCCGACGAGTGGATCACCCAGCGCACCGGCATGAAGGAACGGCGCATTTCCCACGTGTCGGCCATCGAGATGGCCACCCTCGCCAGCCGGCGGGCTCTGGCTTGCGCCGGCCTCGACGCGGGGGCCCTCGAACTTATCGTTTACGGCAGCTGCTCCCCCGATGAGCAGGTCCCCAACTGCGCCTCCGGGGTCCAGTTGGCGCTTGGCGCCACCCGCGCCGCCGCCATGGACGTGAACACCGCCTGCACCAGCTTCCTGTACGGACTGTCCAGCGCCACCGCCATGATCCAAAGCGGCATGGTGCAGAACGCGCTGGTGATTGGCGTGGAGTACATCAGCCCCTTCATGGACTGGAGCAACCGCAACGTGGCCGTGCTCTTCGGCGACGGCGCGGCAGCGGTGGTGCTGCAGGCCAGCGACACGCCGGGGGGCGTGATCGGCACGGTGCTGGGGTGCGACGCCGAGGCGCGGCAGACGCTACGCGTGCGCGGCATGGGGTGCTCGTATGTGCAGGGGGACCTGCATTACGGCGACACGCTCTGGGATTTCGACGGGCAGGCCATCTTCAAGCGCGCCGTGCACGGCATGAGCGACGCCTGCGGCCGCGTCATGCAGGCCGCCGGGGTCACCGCCGACGACATCGATCTGGTGGTGCCGCACCAGGCCAACCTCCGCATCATCGAGGCAGTGGCCAAGTACGCCGGGGTGCCCATGGAGCGGGTCATGCTCACCGTGCAGCGCTACGGCAACATGAGCGCGGCCACGGTACCGGTGAGTCTGGTGGACGCCCTCAAGGAAGGGCGGGTGAAGCCGGGCAGCCTCATTCTCATGCCGGGCTTCGGCGGCGGCCTCACCTTCGGCGCGCTGCTCGTGCGCTGGGGGAACCGCGTGACCCCGCTGGGGGAAAGCGACGCCCAGCACCCGCCCGCGGCACACACGGCGCTCGAGATGGTCAACGCCATTCGCGCCCGCCAGGACCCCCACGGCCGCTCGTACGACGCCCTCACCAACACCCGCTTCATCGAAACGCCGCTGGGGGGCCGCCCCTCCGCCTGA
- a CDS encoding zinc-dependent metalloprotease codes for MPSATPFRPLRRFVAVAAALQALSPFVLPAQGEAPFLRVRVDEARNRALLEIPAGQLNRDFLHTVTLATGLGNGALDRGQTGPSGIVRLERRGSRVLMVRDNWTVRAPNGDPANQRAATEAFPRSIVASMPIERDTAGLLLVDATSVFLADAYGVADGLRAGGSAGGTAASAPGVGSYRLDVARSYLDPERTRAFPRNAEVHAVLTFVTDQAARGRGGLAPDARAMTFEQHHSLIVLPDTAGFRPRNYDPRFGYGGTSFFDLSKGFDGDYRGGFINRWRLVPKDPAAYARGELVEPVTPITYYLDPGTPAPYREAFREGGNWWAKVYEAAGFKNAFRVLDLPAGADPMDARYNMLMWVHRSGPGPSVGPSYSDPRTGEIVRAVVRMDAWRSLIDYNIWAGTVPASGTSGPNVDAESFAMARRRQHTAHEIGHTLGLQHNYIASAQNRSSVMDYPFPLITLDASGRPDLRNAYRDGPGAWDTLAIRLGYTWFPTPAAERSGLAAIMADGIAKNVRFINDTYANASGSNPLVTRWEEGATPFEAVQRSAAVRRVLMNSFDERAIKPGEPMALLNMRFAHVYLHHRYSLEALSKYIGGMDFAFALRGDGQTPTRIVPVADQRKALELLLDAIAPKELTVPEKVQRLIPPPPPGFNTDQTWIEGSGETMFDAITLGGGLATEVIGYILDRERAARLVHTAASDAKALTLSEVTDAIVRRTWGAALPANPAERAMLRASQRAALDMLLDLAGDGRALPDVRAAAMHELRKLETRLARAIVTDDMQRAHIETARVDLERFFDGDDQPTRRPRFPVIVLPWP; via the coding sequence ATGCCCAGCGCTACTCCGTTCCGGCCGCTCCGCCGCTTCGTGGCCGTTGCCGCAGCCCTCCAGGCCCTGTCGCCATTCGTCCTGCCAGCGCAGGGGGAGGCCCCGTTCCTTCGGGTACGCGTGGACGAGGCGCGTAACCGGGCGCTGCTGGAGATTCCGGCCGGGCAGCTCAACAGGGACTTCCTGCACACCGTGACGCTCGCCACCGGGCTCGGCAATGGGGCGCTCGATCGTGGCCAGACCGGCCCCAGTGGCATCGTGCGCCTCGAGCGCCGCGGCAGCCGGGTGCTCATGGTGCGCGACAACTGGACGGTGCGCGCGCCCAACGGCGACCCTGCCAACCAGCGCGCAGCCACCGAGGCGTTCCCCCGCTCCATCGTGGCCTCCATGCCCATCGAGCGGGATACCGCCGGCCTGTTGCTCGTCGATGCGACGTCGGTGTTCCTGGCCGATGCCTACGGGGTGGCCGACGGGTTACGCGCCGGCGGCAGTGCCGGCGGCACGGCGGCGTCGGCGCCCGGGGTGGGGAGCTACCGGCTGGACGTGGCGCGCAGCTACCTCGACCCCGAGCGTACGCGCGCCTTCCCGCGTAACGCCGAGGTGCACGCGGTGCTCACCTTCGTCACCGACCAGGCCGCCCGTGGGCGCGGCGGGCTGGCCCCGGACGCGCGGGCCATGACCTTCGAGCAGCACCACTCGCTCATCGTGCTCCCCGACACCGCGGGGTTCCGCCCGCGCAACTACGACCCGCGCTTCGGCTACGGCGGGACGTCGTTCTTCGACCTCTCCAAGGGCTTCGACGGCGACTACCGCGGCGGCTTCATCAACCGCTGGCGTCTGGTGCCCAAGGACCCGGCCGCCTACGCGCGCGGCGAGCTGGTGGAGCCGGTCACCCCCATCACCTACTACCTCGACCCCGGCACTCCGGCGCCGTATCGCGAGGCCTTCCGCGAGGGGGGCAACTGGTGGGCCAAGGTATACGAGGCGGCGGGCTTCAAGAACGCCTTCCGCGTGCTCGACCTGCCCGCCGGCGCCGACCCCATGGACGCGCGCTACAACATGCTCATGTGGGTGCACCGCTCAGGGCCCGGCCCGAGCGTGGGACCCAGCTACAGCGATCCGCGCACCGGGGAGATCGTGCGCGCCGTCGTGCGCATGGATGCCTGGCGTTCACTCATCGACTACAACATCTGGGCGGGCACCGTGCCGGCGTCGGGCACCAGCGGCCCCAATGTGGACGCCGAGTCGTTCGCCATGGCGCGGCGCCGTCAGCACACAGCCCACGAGATCGGCCACACGCTGGGGCTGCAGCACAACTACATCGCCTCGGCGCAGAACCGCTCGAGCGTGATGGACTATCCGTTCCCGCTCATCACCCTCGACGCGAGCGGCCGCCCCGACCTGCGTAACGCCTATCGCGACGGGCCGGGCGCGTGGGATACGCTCGCCATTCGGCTGGGGTACACGTGGTTCCCCACGCCGGCGGCGGAACGCAGCGGACTGGCGGCGATCATGGCCGACGGCATCGCGAAGAACGTGCGCTTCATCAACGACACGTACGCCAACGCCAGCGGCTCCAACCCGCTGGTGACGCGCTGGGAGGAGGGCGCGACGCCCTTCGAAGCGGTGCAGCGCTCGGCGGCGGTGCGCCGCGTGCTCATGAACAGCTTCGACGAGCGCGCCATCAAGCCGGGCGAGCCCATGGCGCTGCTCAACATGCGCTTTGCGCACGTGTATCTGCATCACCGGTACTCACTGGAGGCGCTGTCGAAGTACATCGGTGGTATGGACTTCGCCTTCGCGCTGCGCGGTGACGGGCAGACGCCCACCCGCATCGTGCCGGTGGCTGACCAGCGGAAGGCGCTGGAGCTGCTGCTCGATGCCATCGCGCCCAAGGAGCTGACGGTGCCGGAGAAGGTGCAGCGCCTCATTCCGCCGCCACCGCCGGGGTTCAACACCGACCAGACGTGGATCGAGGGGAGCGGCGAGACAATGTTCGATGCCATCACGCTGGGCGGCGGGCTGGCCACCGAGGTGATCGGTTACATCCTCGATCGCGAGCGGGCGGCGCGCCTGGTGCACACGGCGGCCAGCGACGCCAAGGCGCTCACCCTCTCCGAGGTGACTGACGCCATCGTGCGGCGCACCTGGGGCGCCGCGTTGCCCGCGAACCCGGCCGAACGTGCCATGCTGCGCGCCTCGCAGCGGGCGGCACTCGACATGCTGCTGGATCTCGCGGGGGATGGTCGCGCCCTGCCCGACGTCCGCGCCGCGGCGATGCACGAGCTGCGCAAGCTGGAGACGCGGCTGGCCCGCGCGATCGTGACCGACGACATGCAGCGCGCGCACATCGAGACGGCGCGAGTGGACCTCGAGCGTTTCTTCGATGGCGACGACCAACCCACGCGTCGTCCGCGCTTCCCGGTGATCGTGCTGCCGTGGCCGTGA
- the recD gene encoding exodeoxyribonuclease V subunit alpha has translation MTSTEPLRHAPAVELAAIDLAFGRMVARAVQRHGALASPGHDGGNAAATAELLRHTALLVSAERAMGNSCIDLRQHAGQPSPDVAQPLPTTHGAGEAPAPWLFPPVAVWQSALLASGVCANAGVGHHAAAYEGALFVLDGTQLYLARYFAAECRLAAAIRARLAEPPMASFEAVVPLFRQLFPHAAQAMDWQALAATAALRSSLTFITGGPGTGKTTVAAKLLALLLQGDATLRIAVAAPTGRAAARLAEAIGAAAAREQLGPVVTQHLPATGSTLHRLLGYQPWADRFTHHAAHPLADDIIVVDEASMVDVLMMDALFAAVKPSARLIVLGDPDQLASVDTGFVLGDIARAARSHGNEGGHSASLAAAYATLSGADPSLLPVSPQATALHDAVIRLRTSYRFGAQPGIGALAVATQAGNAAAAVQVLHDGALSDVAMHAPARSLVEQLGPVLPQLEHYLASSTPAEALGALAQFRVLCALRDGEAGVTGLNLRIERWLQQRGRTVAGWYDHRPVLITANDPATQLFNGDVGTTLAVDGVPLVHFPLSGGGYRSLAPSRLPAHETAWAMTVHKSQGSEFDHVLLVLPDTDSRILTRELVYTGITRARRAVTISGTDELLRLAISRSVARVSGLTARLA, from the coding sequence ATGACCAGCACCGAACCATTGCGCCATGCGCCCGCGGTGGAGCTGGCGGCCATCGATCTGGCGTTCGGTCGCATGGTGGCGCGTGCGGTGCAACGACACGGGGCGCTGGCGTCGCCGGGGCACGACGGTGGCAACGCGGCGGCCACCGCCGAACTGCTGCGCCATACGGCCCTGCTCGTGAGTGCCGAGCGGGCCATGGGCAACAGCTGCATCGACCTGCGCCAGCATGCCGGGCAGCCGTCTCCCGATGTGGCCCAGCCGCTCCCCACTACGCACGGCGCCGGCGAGGCTCCCGCCCCGTGGCTCTTTCCGCCGGTGGCCGTATGGCAGAGCGCGCTGCTGGCCAGCGGGGTGTGTGCAAACGCGGGCGTGGGCCACCACGCGGCAGCGTACGAGGGTGCGTTGTTCGTGCTCGACGGCACGCAGCTGTACCTGGCGCGTTACTTCGCCGCGGAATGCCGGCTGGCGGCGGCCATTCGCGCGCGGCTTGCTGAGCCGCCGATGGCGTCGTTCGAGGCGGTCGTCCCGCTCTTCCGCCAGCTCTTTCCGCACGCCGCCCAGGCCATGGACTGGCAGGCGCTCGCGGCCACGGCGGCGCTGCGCTCGTCGCTCACCTTCATCACGGGTGGGCCCGGTACCGGGAAAACCACGGTGGCCGCCAAGCTGTTGGCGCTGCTGCTCCAGGGGGACGCCACGCTGCGCATTGCCGTGGCGGCGCCCACCGGCCGTGCGGCCGCCCGCCTGGCCGAGGCCATTGGGGCGGCGGCGGCGCGCGAGCAGCTGGGCCCTGTCGTCACGCAGCATCTGCCTGCCACGGGCAGCACACTGCACCGTCTGTTGGGTTACCAGCCGTGGGCTGATCGCTTCACGCACCATGCCGCACATCCACTGGCCGATGACATCATCGTGGTGGACGAAGCCAGCATGGTGGACGTGCTCATGATGGACGCGCTCTTCGCCGCGGTGAAGCCGTCGGCGCGCCTCATCGTGCTGGGCGATCCCGACCAGCTGGCGAGCGTCGATACCGGCTTCGTGCTGGGGGACATCGCGCGGGCGGCGCGCAGCCACGGCAACGAAGGGGGGCATTCAGCATCGCTGGCGGCCGCGTACGCGACGCTGAGCGGCGCCGATCCGTCGCTGCTGCCGGTGTCACCTCAGGCCACCGCGTTGCACGATGCCGTCATCCGGTTGCGTACGTCGTATCGCTTCGGGGCGCAGCCGGGCATTGGGGCGCTGGCCGTGGCCACGCAGGCGGGCAATGCGGCGGCGGCGGTGCAGGTGCTGCACGATGGCGCGCTGTCCGACGTGGCCATGCACGCGCCGGCGCGCAGCCTGGTCGAGCAGCTGGGGCCCGTGCTGCCGCAGCTGGAGCACTATCTGGCCAGCAGCACGCCGGCGGAGGCGCTGGGGGCGCTGGCACAGTTCCGCGTGCTGTGCGCCCTGCGCGACGGCGAGGCGGGGGTGACGGGGCTCAACCTGCGCATCGAACGGTGGCTGCAGCAGCGGGGGCGTACGGTGGCGGGGTGGTACGATCACCGTCCCGTACTCATCACCGCCAACGATCCAGCCACGCAGCTCTTCAACGGCGACGTGGGGACCACGCTGGCCGTGGATGGGGTGCCGCTGGTGCATTTCCCGCTTTCGGGGGGCGGCTACCGGTCGCTGGCACCGTCACGACTGCCGGCGCACGAAACCGCGTGGGCCATGACGGTACACAAGTCGCAGGGGTCGGAGTTCGATCACGTGCTGCTGGTGCTCCCCGACACCGACTCCCGCATTCTCACGCGCGAGCTGGTGTACACCGGCATTACGCGCGCCCGCCGCGCGGTGACCATCAGTGGCACCGACGAGCTGTTGCGCCTGGCCATTTCGCGCAGCGTGGCCCGCGTCTCGGGGCTCACGGCCCGGCTGGCCTGA
- the recB gene encoding exodeoxyribonuclease V subunit beta, whose translation MSHPHLLAAGAAPHVARFDVVKSAFPAGISLVEASAGTGKTYNIAMSVVRLLLEQDQTAQPLVGGIGHILVVTFTVAATDELVTRIRETLRLASDVYSGVQVDESNATVQQLRRLANGKEPFARARLAQAVREVDTLAVFTIHGFCKRILDEFALESGTAFGAALVDDDSTLLTGALQDWWRVRFYTDAALASYAVTMGWTPETFLDDYRQWRRFPDVVVTPSPALDTARGAVDTAVAAFAAVWNEGTFREAVGQLAWNADAPCKSPVTLERLVQQARDAAVGDLGAAEAVGQACAVDALTKAATNRGKEQQARRAAIAQWPIAQAATALGEALGQFHHALRFDCLQQVRQRLDAEKRRRRALGFDDLLEQLSRVLTAQGTHGLLAQAIRQQYHAALIDEFQDTDQHQFRIFDTAFGGRPLFLIGDPKQAIYAFRGADVQAYLGAAQRATQAFTLDVNFRSSTPMVRAVNALFTHRPNAFVDAAIAFHPATARDHKAPTGYRLEGEHTLHWLFVPPDRRAGKDTFTSAGPAETLLFAACVSHIVAQIAAGCPPREIAVLVRTTQEGIRMAETLRRARVPAVVSGLGNVLQSAEMSELQLVLEAIANPRQQSRVRAALATELWGLSHAQLLELQHPEQEETWERLLNQLDSLRALWTSRGVLPMLQQLFSDRAVADRFMALVDGDRRMTNLRHVVELLHGAASTDELNLEGVLRWMTQARQDTDREREVAELRLESDADAVQVMTMHKSKGLQFDIVYCPTLWRAYPVSDKKPVLVHEDGGVIFDAGSPDYARRRQQADVERLAEDCRLAYVALTRARFRTYVGWGPIGGKKGQEPSPWSALSFLLHGEPHTNALPTEQQPAAVAAWYAANLQEWEPTLRAFCEAHGNLMALERVETSLVVPAPATVDAPTVAYLSRTLPDDIPLAERLDTYRVTSFTHLTAGAHGVQGTRAGAPPSGNADVARDVDDEQESTTPAASVRDLPRTDFRSFPAGRRAGTVLHTLFETSRFDDSAERLRERVALRLLRTQLANDEGDPRIDATVQMMQTVFATPLRPWPLTLAGVTHEQTRHEWQFLLPFADATQQVSRYALAHCFEQHGGPDGARYAEQLRRLPVGRLHGFLTGFVDLVFRHGDRWYIVDWKSNQLGVDPAAYTHEALQTVMETSHYTLQYHLYLVALHRYLTVRLPGYDYARHMGGAGYAFLRGFTADSVHTGQGWFTDLPSPALIESLSALMDRASPTIAPALAPALARSEAAT comes from the coding sequence ATGAGCCACCCCCATCTGCTGGCGGCCGGCGCGGCGCCGCACGTCGCGCGCTTCGATGTGGTGAAGAGCGCCTTTCCGGCCGGCATTTCGCTGGTGGAAGCGAGTGCGGGCACCGGCAAGACGTACAACATCGCCATGAGCGTCGTGCGTCTGCTGCTCGAGCAGGATCAGACGGCGCAGCCGCTGGTGGGCGGCATCGGCCACATCCTCGTGGTCACCTTCACCGTGGCGGCCACCGATGAACTCGTTACCCGCATCCGCGAAACGCTGCGGCTGGCGAGCGACGTGTACAGCGGCGTGCAGGTCGACGAGTCCAACGCCACCGTGCAGCAGCTGCGCCGGCTGGCCAACGGCAAGGAGCCGTTCGCCCGTGCGCGTCTGGCGCAGGCGGTGCGCGAGGTGGACACCCTCGCGGTCTTCACCATTCATGGCTTCTGCAAACGCATCCTCGACGAGTTCGCTCTCGAAAGCGGCACCGCCTTTGGCGCTGCCCTCGTGGACGACGACAGCACCCTCCTGACGGGCGCGTTGCAGGACTGGTGGCGAGTGCGCTTCTACACCGACGCCGCGCTTGCGTCGTATGCCGTGACCATGGGGTGGACGCCCGAGACGTTCCTCGACGACTATCGGCAGTGGCGGCGCTTCCCCGACGTGGTGGTGACCCCCAGTCCGGCGCTCGACACCGCGCGCGGCGCCGTGGACACGGCCGTTGCCGCCTTCGCCGCCGTGTGGAACGAAGGCACCTTCCGCGAGGCGGTGGGGCAGCTGGCGTGGAACGCCGACGCCCCCTGCAAATCGCCCGTCACGCTCGAGCGGTTGGTGCAACAGGCGCGCGACGCGGCGGTGGGCGATCTGGGGGCGGCTGAAGCCGTGGGTCAGGCGTGTGCCGTGGACGCGCTCACCAAGGCCGCCACCAACCGCGGCAAGGAGCAGCAGGCGCGCCGCGCCGCCATTGCGCAGTGGCCCATCGCCCAGGCCGCCACCGCGCTTGGCGAAGCCCTCGGGCAGTTCCATCACGCCCTGCGCTTCGACTGTCTGCAGCAGGTGCGCCAGCGTCTGGATGCGGAGAAGCGCCGCCGCCGCGCATTGGGCTTCGACGACCTGCTCGAGCAACTCAGTCGGGTGCTCACCGCGCAGGGTACGCACGGGTTGCTCGCGCAGGCCATTCGCCAGCAGTACCACGCGGCACTCATCGACGAGTTCCAGGACACCGACCAGCACCAGTTCCGCATCTTCGACACGGCCTTCGGCGGACGTCCACTCTTTCTCATCGGCGACCCCAAGCAGGCCATCTACGCCTTTCGTGGGGCCGACGTGCAGGCGTACCTCGGTGCGGCGCAGCGCGCGACGCAGGCGTTCACCCTCGACGTCAATTTCCGCAGTTCGACGCCCATGGTGCGCGCCGTGAATGCGCTGTTCACGCACCGCCCCAACGCCTTCGTCGATGCCGCCATTGCCTTCCACCCCGCCACGGCCAGGGATCACAAGGCACCCACGGGGTATCGGCTCGAGGGCGAGCACACGCTGCATTGGCTCTTCGTGCCCCCCGATCGCCGTGCCGGCAAGGACACCTTCACGTCGGCGGGTCCGGCGGAGACGCTGCTCTTTGCCGCTTGCGTGTCACATATCGTGGCGCAAATCGCCGCCGGCTGTCCGCCGCGGGAGATTGCGGTGCTCGTGCGCACGACGCAGGAGGGGATCCGCATGGCCGAGACATTGCGGCGCGCCCGCGTTCCCGCCGTCGTGAGTGGGTTGGGCAATGTGCTGCAGTCTGCGGAGATGAGTGAGCTGCAGCTCGTGCTGGAAGCCATCGCCAACCCGCGGCAGCAGTCCCGCGTGCGCGCGGCGCTGGCCACCGAGCTGTGGGGGCTCTCACACGCGCAGCTGCTCGAGCTGCAGCACCCCGAGCAGGAAGAAACGTGGGAACGGCTCCTCAACCAGCTCGATTCGCTCCGCGCCCTGTGGACCTCGCGTGGCGTGCTGCCCATGCTGCAGCAGCTCTTCTCCGACCGCGCCGTGGCCGACCGGTTCATGGCGCTCGTGGATGGCGACCGACGCATGACCAACCTGCGTCATGTGGTGGAGCTGCTGCACGGCGCGGCCAGCACCGATGAGCTCAACCTGGAAGGGGTGCTGCGCTGGATGACGCAGGCACGGCAGGACACCGACCGGGAGCGCGAGGTGGCGGAGTTGCGGCTCGAGTCCGACGCCGATGCCGTGCAGGTCATGACCATGCACAAGAGCAAGGGGCTGCAGTTCGACATCGTCTACTGCCCCACGCTCTGGCGCGCGTACCCCGTTTCCGACAAGAAGCCGGTGCTCGTGCACGAAGACGGCGGCGTGATCTTCGATGCCGGCTCCCCAGACTATGCGCGGCGCCGGCAGCAGGCCGACGTGGAGCGGCTCGCCGAGGATTGCCGGCTGGCCTACGTGGCCCTCACGCGCGCCCGCTTCCGCACGTATGTGGGCTGGGGCCCCATTGGCGGCAAGAAGGGGCAGGAGCCCTCGCCCTGGTCGGCGCTGTCCTTCCTGCTGCATGGCGAACCGCACACCAACGCCCTCCCCACCGAGCAGCAGCCCGCGGCCGTAGCCGCGTGGTACGCGGCCAACCTCCAGGAGTGGGAGCCCACGCTGCGCGCGTTCTGTGAGGCGCACGGAAACCTCATGGCGCTCGAACGCGTGGAGACGAGTCTCGTGGTGCCGGCGCCCGCCACCGTTGACGCGCCAACCGTGGCGTACCTGTCGCGTACCCTGCCCGATGACATCCCTCTGGCAGAACGGCTCGATACGTACCGCGTCACCAGCTTCACCCATCTCACCGCCGGCGCGCACGGGGTACAGGGCACGCGCGCCGGCGCGCCACCCAGCGGCAACGCCGATGTGGCACGCGATGTGGACGACGAGCAGGAGAGCACGACCCCCGCGGCCAGCGTGCGCGACCTGCCGCGCACCGATTTCCGCAGCTTTCCCGCCGGGCGGCGCGCGGGCACCGTGCTGCATACGCTCTTCGAAACGTCGCGCTTCGACGACTCGGCGGAGCGGCTGCGCGAACGGGTGGCGCTGCGGCTGCTGCGTACGCAGCTCGCCAACGACGAGGGGGATCCGCGCATCGACGCCACCGTGCAGATGATGCAGACCGTGTTCGCCACGCCACTGCGGCCGTGGCCGCTGACCCTCGCCGGCGTGACGCACGAGCAGACGCGACACGAGTGGCAGTTCCTGCTCCCCTTTGCCGACGCCACGCAGCAGGTGAGTCGATATGCGCTGGCGCACTGCTTCGAGCAGCATGGTGGCCCCGACGGGGCCCGCTACGCCGAGCAGCTGCGACGATTGCCGGTCGGCCGGCTCCACGGCTTTCTCACCGGCTTTGTGGACCTCGTGTTCCGTCATGGGGATCGCTGGTACATCGTGGATTGGAAATCGAACCAGCTGGGCGTCGACCCCGCCGCGTACACCCACGAGGCACTGCAGACGGTCATGGAGACGAGTCACTACACGCTGCAGTACCATCTCTATCTCGTGGCGCTGCACCGCTACCTCACCGTTCGCCTTCCCGGCTACGACTATGCCCGGCACATGGGCGGAGCGGGGTACGCCTTCCTGCGCGGCTTCACCGCCGACTCGGTGCACACGGGGCAGGGGTGGTTTACCGACCTGCCGTCACCCGCGCTCATCGAGTCGCTGAGTGCCCTCATGGATCGCGCCTCGCCCACCATCGCGCCTGCGTTGGCGCCTGCGCTCGCGCGATCGGAGGCGGCCACATGA